One window from the genome of Amaranthus tricolor cultivar Red isolate AtriRed21 chromosome 9, ASM2621246v1, whole genome shotgun sequence encodes:
- the LOC130824399 gene encoding galactan beta-1,4-galactosyltransferase GALS1-like, translating into MKKQPALPLSAGKSVGKFSLRFETKPFFVTLLTLTLFMVVWNLQPYYDHLLSLSSTCNCSSSSSSSRFTTSNHLLNATLPTKPTALLSLATIHQPTRKLPPKDPNKREFKPYGNAAALFIQMGAYRGGPTTFSVIGLASKPIHVYGNPWYKCEWVPQNTSQPPVRAKAYKILPDWGYGRVYTVVVVNCTFPSNPNIDNLGGKLVLYAYYSLSPRNFEKFTALEESPGSYNDAVYTSPPKYDYLYCGSSLYGNLSASRIREWMAYHAWFFGENSYFVFHDAGGVSEEVRKVLEPWVEKGRAIIQDIRKQEKFDGYYHNQFLVVNDCLHRYKFAANWTFFFDVDEYIYLPQGRDELKDVMKEFEGFTQFTIEQNAMSSVLCLNDSSQDYSRQWGFEKLLFRDWRTKIRRDRKYAIQARNAFATGVHMSENVVGKTLHHTESKIRYFHYHNSIQVLEEPCRVLLPPSAKEKITFNDKLPYVYDDSMKKLVDTIKQYERDTLGTYSKLPS; encoded by the exons ATGAAGAAACAACCAGCTCTCCCGCTCTCCGCGGGAAAATCCGTCGGAAAATTCTCTCTACGCTTTGAAACCAAACCATTTTTTGTGACGCTTCTAACTCTCACTCTATTCATGGTTGTTTGGAACCTTCAACCTTACTACGATCATCTCCTTTCTCTTTCCTCAACTTGcaattgttcttcttcttcctcctcctctCGTTTTACCACTTCAAACCATCTTCTTAACGCAACACTTCCAACCAAACCAACTGCCTTACTTTCTCTTGCCACAATCCACCAACCCACCCGTAAACTTCCGCCAAAAGACCCTAACAAACGGGAATTCAAACCATACGGAAATGCCGCCGCACTTTTCATTCAAATGGGTGCTTATCGGGGTGGACCCACTACATTTTCCGTCATCGGGTTAGCTTCAAAACCCATCCATGTATATGGAAATCCATGGTATAAATGTGAGTGGGTCCCACAGAATACATCACAACCTCCAGTTCGTGCTAAAGCGTATAAAATCCTTCCTGATTGGGGTTATGGAAGAGTATATACTGTTGTTGTTGTGAACTGTACGTTTCCGAGTAACCCGAATATTGATAATCTGGGTGGGAAGCTTGTATTATACGCTTATTACTCTCTTTCTCCTAGAAACTTCGAGAAATTCACAGCACTTGAAGAATCTCCCGGTTCTTACAACGACGCCGTTTATACTTCGCCGCCGAAGTATGATTATCTCTATTGTGGGTCGTCGCTTTACGGGAATTTAAGTGCGTCGAGGATAAGAGAGTGGATGGCTTACCATGCGTGGTTTTTTGGGGAGAATTCGTATTTTGTGTTTCATGATGCAGGGGGAGTTTCGGAGGAGGTTAGGAAAGTTCTAGAACCTTGGGTGGAAAAAGGGAGAGCTATAATTCAGGATATTAGGAAACAAGAGAAGTTTGATGGGTATTACCATAATCAGTTTTTGGTTGTAAATGATTGTTTACATAGGTATAAATTTGCTGCTAATTGGACCTTCTTTTTTGATGTTGATGAGTATATTTACTTGCCTCAAGGAAGAGATGAGTTGAAGGATGTTATGAAGGAATTTGAAGGGTTTACTCAATTTACTATTGAGCAAAATGCTATGAGTAGTGTTCTTTGCTTGAATGATTCTTCCCAAGACTATTCAAG GCAATGGGGCTTTGAGAAACTGTTGTTCAGGGACTGGAGGACCAAAATCCGAAGAGATAGAAAATACGCGATCCAAGCTAGGAACGCTTTTGCCACTGGTGTGCACATGTCTGAGAACGTTGTAGGGAAAACGCTACACCATACAGAATCTAAGATCCGATACTTTCACTACCACAATTCGATCCAAGTCCTAGAGGAGCCTTGCCGAGTACTCCTCCCACCTTCGGCTAAGGAAAAGATCACTTTTAACGATAAACTCCCATACGTTTATGACGATAGCATGAAGAAACTCGTCGACACCATCAAGCAGTATGAGCGTGACACCCTTGGAACTTACTCCAAGCTTCCCTCATAG
- the LOC130824398 gene encoding enhancer of mRNA-decapping protein 4-like, producing the protein MASSGIPNPNPNPNQQNHFDMNKLFKPTNLAPIQSSPQNPTTMAAPLTPSASYPPPTASPYPFPPQNHPPPPLPYYNQIPSQDLHHQRSVSFPTPPLQPHNPTPGARLMALLSNPPSDLNYSHQNATQSSSSDFSMASNVQPTPIRMPSRKLPRGRHIVGNHMVYDIDTRVQGEEQPQLEVTPITKYVSDPGLILGHQVAVNKTYICYGLKMGNIRVLNINTALRSLLRGHTQRVTDMAFFAEDVPLLASASIEGRVYVWNISEGPDEEEKPQISGHIVLAIHITGDEGFVHPRVCWHCHKQEILVVAVGKSVLRIDSTKVHKGVEFSAEEPSVCPLDKLINGVQLVGKHEGEVTDLSMCQWMTTRLVSASKDGTIKIWEDRKAQPLLVLRPHDGHPVDAAKFLAAPHRPDHIMLITAGPLNREVKLWASADEEGWLLPSDSESWRCIQTLELKSSVESQNEEAFFNQVVALSHGGLLLLANAKKNAIYVIHLEYGANPAVTRMDYLAEFTVTMPILSFTGTSDVLPHGEHLVQVYCVQTQAIQQYALDLSQCLPPPLDNLRLETSESTDSRDAAEGTPALKPSGSKSFEVPFSAAKPSISCVGSSSEIKGPVSATSDTTSIQEITASNVDSNSVSLLSASSNADVASVPSPTLPLSPRLTKKLSDLRSVQAPTDYPVDGEFDIAQTSSSALPSSNFDKKAIQGNGSDIVNPPVTFKHPTHLVTPFEIMATSSPDSTRVSEKSDNDAKIQDVFNNDAGNVEVDVKVVGETGFASNDESTRTADSQVITDRKEKSFFSQASDLGVDMSREYCALPSETSIMEEARNSIMEALAQPSNSVSTSVRQSSTTVAKAKKHKGKNSQVSGSLSPSHSFSNSTELLQPVSGPSVPLMEPNNSQMLAMYETLNQILITQKEMQKQMSTVVAAPVAKEGKRLEAALGRSIEKNSKANTDALLARILEENAKLEKSLRERTTQIPGLISNIVNKELPAVLEKTLKKELAAVGTNVARALAPAVEKSISSSITDSFQRGVGDKAASQLEKSVTSKLETTVARQIQVQFQTSGKQALQDGLRSCLEASIIPAFEMSCKAMFEQVNSAFQKGMAEHTTTATHQIESTNSQLALALRDALNSASSLAQTLNGELADNQRKLLALAAAGANSNSGNSLITQLSNGPLAGLHEKVEQPFDPTKELSRLVSEHKYEEAFTAALQRSDVSIVSWLCSQVDLQRLLSTIPLPLSQGVLLSLLQQLACDISKDTTRKLVWMTDVATCINPHDPMIVVHVRPILEQVYQILNHQRSLLNNSFVELSSIRVVMHIVNSMLLTLK; encoded by the exons ATGGCTTCCAGTGGAATTCCAAATCCGAATCCAAATCCGAATCAACAAAATCATTTTGATATGAACAAATTATTTAAACCCACAAATCTAGCACCAATTCAATCTTCTCCGCAAAACCCTACAACTATGGCTGCTCCATTAACTCCATCAGCATCATACCCACCACCAACTGCTTCACCATATCCATTTCCTCCACAAAACCACCCACCTCCGCCATTACCGTATTACAATCAAATTCCTTCTCAAGATTTACACCATCAAAGATCTGTTTCTTTCCCAACACCGCCGCTTCAACCTCACAATCCAACTCCAGGTGCTCGATTAATGGCTTTGCTTAGTAACCCTCCTTCGGATCTTAATTACTCTCATCAAAACGCAACTCAATCGAGTTCTTCTGATTTTTCAATGGCGTCCAATGTTCAGCCTACTCCAATTCGTATGCCCAGTAGGAAGCTTCCAAGGGGACGTCATATAGTGGGTAATCATATGGTTTATGATATTGATACGAGGGTTCAAGGTGAGGAGCAGCCTCAATTGGAGGTTACTCCAATTACTAAGTATGTATCTGATCCTGGCCTCATTCTTGGACACCAAGTTGCAGTCAACAAAACCTATATTTGCTATGGTCTTAAGATGGGAAATATTCGTGTACTTAACATTAATACTGCCTTGAGGTCTCTCCTACGAGGTCATACCCAG AGAGTTACAGACATGGCCTTCTTTGCAGAGGATGTTCCTTTATTAGCTAG TGCTAGCATTGAGGGAAGAGTTTACGTATGGAATATTTCTGAAGGTCCAGACGAGGAAGAAAAGCCACAAATTTCTGGACATATTGTGCTTGCTATTCATATAACTGGGGATGAAGGATTTGTTCATCCACGAGTTTGCTGGCATTGTCACAAACAA GAAATACTTGTTGTAGCCGTAGGAAAAAGTGTGCTCAGAATTGATTCTACCAAAGTCCACAAGGGTGTTGAGTTTTCTGCTGAGGAACCTTCTGTATGTCCTTTGGATAAGCTAATTAATGGGGTTCAGCTTGTTGGTAAACATGAAGGGGAAGTTACTGATTTATCAATGTGCCAGTGGATGACAACTCGTTTGGTTTCTGCTTCAAAAGATGGAACG ATTAAGATTTGGGAAGATCGTAAGGCACAACCACTTTTGGTATTGAGGCCCCATGATGGTCATCCTGTTGATGCAGCCAAGTTTCTGGCTGCCCCACATCGTCCAGACCACATCATGCTTATTACAGCT GGGCCACTTAACCGAGAGGTGAAGCTTTGGGCTTCAGCTGATGAAGAAGGATGGCTGTTGCCCAGTGATTCTGAATCTTGGAGGTGCATACAAACACTAGAGTTGAAGAGTTCTGTTGAGTCTCAAAACGAGGAAGCATTTTTCAATCAGGTTGTAGCTCTCTCACATGGAGGACTTTTGTTACTCGCAAATGCGAAGAAGAATGCTATATATGTAATTCACTTAGAATATGGTGCTAACCCAGCTGTAACGCGAATGGATTATTTAGCTGAGTTTACTGTTACTATGCCTATTTTGAGCTTTACTGGGACAAGCGATGTATTACCACATGGAGAACATCTTGTTCAGGTTTATTGTGTCCAGACACAAGCCATACAGCAGTATGCTTTGGACCTCTCACAATGCCTACCACCGCCATTGGATAACTTGAGATTAGAGACGTCAGAGTCAACTGATTCTCGTGACGCTGCTGAAGGAACTCCTGCTTTAAAGCCATCTGGAAGTAAATCTTTTGAAGTTCCCTTTTCTGCAGCCAAACCAAGTATCAGTTGCGTTGGCAGCTCATCTGAGATTAAGGGTCCTGTGAGCGCCACTTCTGATACAACCTCCATTCAGGAAATTACTGCTTCAAATGTGGATTCCAATTCTGTTTCGTTGTTATCTGCATCTAGCAACGCTGATGTGGCCTCTGTTCCatctcctactcttcctcttaGTCCAAGGTTGACGAAAAAACTCAGTGATCTCCGTAGTGTTCAAGCCCCTACTGATTATCCTGTTGATGGGGAGTTTGATATTGCACAAACAAGTTCGTCAGCCTTGCCTTCTTCTAATTTTGATAAAAAAGCTATACAAGGGAATGGTTCTGATATAGTCAATCCGCCTGTCACATTTAAACACCCGACTCATCTTGTTACACCTTTTGAGATTATGGCTACTTCATCACCTGATTCAACCCGTGTTTCTGAAAAAAGTGACAATGATGCTAAAATTCAAGATGTTTTTAATAATGACGCTGGAAATGTTGAAGTGGACGTTAAAGTTGTGGGTGAAACTGGGTTTGCTAGTAATGATGAGTCTACTCGTACAGCAGATTCTCAAGTCATAACAGACAGGAAGGAGAAATCCTTCTTTTCTCAGGCGTCTGATCTTGGGGTTGATATGAGTCGAGAGTATTGTGCATTACCATCTGAAACATCTATTATGGAAGAAGCTAGAAATAGCATTATGGAGGCTCTAGCACAACCATCAAATTCTGTCTCGACGAGTGTGCGACAGTCTTCTACAACTGTTGCCAAAGCGAAGAAGCATAAAGGGAAAAATTCTCAAGTATCTGGTTCATTGTCTCCTTCACATAGTTTCTCAAATTCCACAGAACTGTTGCAGCCTGTTTCAGGTCCTAGTGTGCCATTAATGGAGCCTAATAATTCACAGATGCTGGCTATGTACGAAACTCTTAATCAG ATATTAATTACACAAAAAGAAATGCAGAAGCAGATGAGTACAGTGGTAGCTGCACCAGTTGCCAAAGAGGGCAAAAGACTGGAGGCAGCTCTAGGACGTAGCATAGAGAAGAATTCCAAGGCAAATACTGATGCTTTATTGGCACGTATACTGGAAGAAAATGCTAAACTCGAAAAGTCATTACGAGAACGTACGACACAAATTCCTGGTCTTATAAGTAACATTGTAAACAAGGAGCTGCCTGCTGTGCTTGAGAAAACATTGAAAAAAGAATTGGCTGCTGTTGGAACAAATGTAGCTCGTGCATTAGCTCCGGCTGTAGAGAAAAGTATTTCTTCCTCTATCACGGATTCCTTTCAG AGAGGAGTTGGTGACAAGGCAGCGAGTCAACTGGAAAAGTCTGTAACATCAAAACTTGAAACTACTGTTGCTAGGCAAATCCAAGTGCAGTTTCAGACTTCTGGTAAACAAGCACTTCAG GATGGGTTGAGGTCTTGTTTAGAGGCTTCTATTATCCCTGCTTTTGAGATGTCCTGCAAAGCAATGTTTGAGCAAGTTAATTCTGCATTCCAGAAGGGAATGGCTGAACATACGACTACAGCAACACATCAGATAGAATCAACGAATTCCCAGTTAGCTCTTGCCCTGAGG GATGCTCTAAATTCAGCATCATCTCTTGCTCAAACTTTGAATGGAGAATTGGCTGATAATCAGAGGAAGCTATTAGCTCTAGCAGCTGCTGGAGCGAATTCGAACTCTGGAAATTCATTGATTACCCAATTGAGCAATGGTCCTTTGGCGGGTCTGCATGAGAAG GTTGAACAGCCGTTCGATCCAACAAAAGAATTATCTAGGCTAGTTTCTGAACACAAGTATGAGGAGGCATTCACTGCAGCTTTGCAAAGAAGCGATGTATCTATTGTCTCCTGGCTATGTTCACAG GTTGACCTGCAGCGACTGTTGTCAACAATTCCTCTGCCTTTGAGCCAAGGGGTTTTACTGTCTCTTCTGCAGCAGCTCGCTTGTGATATATCAAAAGATACAACTAGAAAGCTGGTGTGGATGACTGATGTTGCTACTTGCATAAACCCGCATGATCCGATGATCGTAGTGCATGTGCGTCCGATTTTGGAGCAGGTTTACCAGATATTAAATCATCAACGAAGCCTCCTTAACAACTCGTTTGTAGAGTTGTCGAGCATCCGTGTGGTCATGCATATCGTTAACTCCATGTTGTTGACCCTTAAATGA
- the LOC130824168 gene encoding metacaspase-4-like, giving the protein MGKKAVLIGINYPGTKAELKGCINDVTRMRQCLLERYGFDEQDITILIDTDRSYDQPTGKNIRRALQDLVRSAEPDDFLFVHYSGHGTRLPAETGEDDDTGFDECIVPSDMNLITDEDFKDLVCQVPEGCRITIVSDSCHSGGLISGAKEQIGESTQSNSNEGNTGSSQFSFSGFLKNAVRDTVSDAIESRGIHLPHHQTRNHEPNYRVIEDDSYEGDRDYVQSRSLPLSTLIDMLKEKTGKDDIDVGKIRPTLFDVFGEDASPKVKKFMKVILDKLHGGEGGTGDLLAAVGGLAMEFFKQKLDEKDEDYAKPAADIEVQSKEEVYAGATKRSLPRHGILLSGCQTHQTSADASPAGNADEAYGAFSNAIQTILEESNGEISNQEIVSNARKLLKRQGFTQQPGLYCCDDYVDAPFVC; this is encoded by the exons ATGGGGAAAAAAGCAGTGTTAATAGGAATCAATTACCCAGGAACAAAAGCAGAACTCAAAGGATGCATCAATGATGTTACAAGAATGCGCCAATGTTTACTAGAACGTTACGGATTCGACGAACAAGATATCACAATTTTGATCGATACTGATAGATCGTATGATCAACCAACCGGCAAAAATATCCGGCGAGCACTTCAGGATTTGGTGCGATCTGCTGAACCAGATGACTTTTTGTTCGTTCATTATAGTGGTCATGGTACTCGTTTACCGGCTGAAACTGGTGAAGATGATGATACTGGTTTTGATGAGTGTATTGTTCCTTCTGATATGAATCTTATTACTG ATGAAGATTTCAAAGACTTGGTGTGTCAAGTGCCAGAAGGTTGCCGGATCACAATAGTCTCTGACTCATGCCACAGCGGAGGCCTAATTAGTGGGGCAAAAGAGCAGATCGGAGAAAGCACACAATCCAATTCAAATGAAGGCAATACTGGCTCCTCGCAGTTCAGCTTTTCAGGCTTCTTAAAGAATGCAGTTAGGGACACTGTCTCTGACGCAATTGAGTCCCGTGGAATCCACCTCCCTCATCACCAGACCAGGAACCATGAGCCTAATTACAGGGTGATTGAAGATGACAGCTACGAAGGGGATAGAGACTATGTACAAAGTCGATCTCTTCCCCTTTCAACTTTGATAGACATGCTCAAGGAAAAGACGGGAAAAGATGACATTGATGTTGGGAAAATCCGTCCTACCCTTTTCGATGTGTTTGGAGAAGATGCTAGTCCAAAGGTGAAGAAGTTCATGAAAGTCATCCTTGACAAACTTCATGGAGGAGAAGGCGGAACAGGGGATTTGCTAGCGGCTGTTGGAGGACTCGCGATGGAATTCTTTAAGCAGAAGCTAGATGAGAAGGACGAGGATTATGCTAAACCCGCAGCTGATATTGAAGTGCAGAGCAAAGAGGAGGTTTATGCAGGTGCTACGAAACGGAGTTTGCCTAGACATGGGATACTTCTTAGTGGATGTCAGACCCATCAGACTTCTGCTGATGCTAGCCCTGCCGGAAATGCTGATGAAGCTTATGGAGCTTTTAGCAATGCAATTCAGACTATACTTGAGGAATCTAATGGAGAGATTAGCAACCAAGAGATCGTGTCAAACGCTAGAAAGTTGCTCAAGCGTCAAGGTTTCACCCAACAACCCGGGCTTTACTGCTGTGATGACTATGTTGATGCTCCTTTTGTTTGCTGA